Proteins encoded within one genomic window of Rhodothermales bacterium:
- a CDS encoding citramalate synthase → MKIELFDTTLRDGTQAEHVSLSAEDKIRIARRLDEFGIDVIEGGWPGSNPKDQEFFERASDQPWKHAQICAFGSTRRASHDPADDPNLRALIAAGTSVVSIFGKSWTLHAEVALGVSLEENLQIIASSVAYLRDQGKRVIYDAEHFFDGYKADRAYALATLSAAAGAGADVLVLCDTNGGTLPSELRRIVGDVYGKVSGRLGIHTHNDAGCAVANSLAAVEAGVTHVQGTINGIGERCGNADLCSIIPGLQLKMGYDCVDPERLSSLADVSGFVDDIANLDPVGRSPYVGRSAFAHKGGVHVSAVMKDPRAYEHLDPDVVGNRRRVLVSDLSGRSNVVYKANELGLEVGTSAQAQQAVARIKELENLGYSFEAAEASFELLVRSMKGEDTQFFDLERLHVRSEMGDNHTQCSEATVAVRVAGHRELSAAEGDGPVDAISRALRKALEPFYPQLDGIRLSDYKVRVLNPDRGTAASVRVLIEHHDGERAWNTVGVSENIIDASWQALSDGIAYGLLSREVKPSIATGDAIQRARWVSGTIAAVPS, encoded by the coding sequence ATGAAGATCGAACTCTTTGATACCACGCTTCGCGATGGAACCCAGGCAGAGCACGTTTCGCTTTCGGCTGAGGACAAGATCCGGATTGCACGACGGCTGGACGAATTCGGGATCGACGTCATCGAAGGAGGGTGGCCCGGGTCGAATCCGAAGGATCAGGAGTTCTTCGAGCGCGCGAGTGACCAGCCGTGGAAGCACGCGCAAATCTGCGCATTCGGCTCGACGCGAAGGGCTTCGCACGATCCGGCAGACGATCCCAATCTTCGTGCTCTCATTGCAGCCGGAACATCAGTGGTCTCCATATTTGGCAAGAGCTGGACCTTGCATGCCGAGGTCGCGCTCGGCGTGTCGCTTGAAGAGAATCTGCAGATCATTGCCTCGTCGGTTGCCTATCTGAGGGACCAGGGCAAGCGAGTGATCTATGATGCCGAGCACTTTTTCGATGGATACAAGGCCGATCGGGCGTATGCACTCGCCACGCTGAGTGCTGCAGCCGGTGCCGGCGCGGACGTGCTCGTACTTTGCGACACGAATGGCGGGACTCTTCCGTCAGAATTGCGCCGTATCGTCGGCGATGTTTATGGCAAGGTCTCAGGTCGGCTCGGCATTCACACACACAATGACGCCGGCTGCGCGGTTGCGAACTCGCTAGCTGCCGTCGAGGCGGGCGTCACGCACGTGCAGGGAACAATCAACGGCATCGGCGAGCGATGTGGCAACGCGGATCTGTGCAGCATCATACCTGGTCTGCAGCTCAAGATGGGCTACGACTGCGTAGACCCCGAGCGTCTGAGCTCGCTGGCGGATGTCTCAGGCTTCGTTGACGATATAGCAAACCTCGACCCGGTCGGTCGTTCTCCATACGTGGGTCGCAGCGCTTTCGCGCACAAGGGGGGCGTGCATGTTTCGGCCGTAATGAAGGACCCGCGGGCCTACGAACATCTTGACCCTGACGTGGTGGGCAACCGCCGGCGCGTTCTGGTCTCCGATCTTTCGGGAAGAAGCAATGTCGTGTACAAGGCGAACGAACTGGGACTGGAGGTTGGCACCAGCGCGCAGGCGCAGCAGGCGGTTGCACGCATCAAGGAGCTCGAGAATCTGGGCTACTCGTTCGAGGCGGCCGAGGCGTCGTTCGAGTTGCTCGTCCGATCCATGAAGGGAGAGGATACACAGTTCTTTGACCTCGAACGTCTACACGTCCGGTCCGAGATGGGAGACAATCATACGCAGTGTTCAGAAGCGACTGTTGCTGTGCGTGTCGCGGGTCATCGGGAGCTGAGCGCCGCCGAGGGCGACGGTCCGGTCGATGCGATTTCGCGCGCACTCCGCAAAGCGCTGGAGCCGTTCTACCCGCAGCTCGATGGCATCCGGCTCTCGGACTACAAGGTTCGTGTTTTGAATCCGGATCGGGGCACGGCGGCATCGGTACGGGTGCTCATTGAGCACCACGACGGGGAGCGAGCGTGGAACACCGTGGGGGTGTCGGAAAACATCATTGATGCGAGCTGGCAGGCGTTGTCAGACGGCATCGCGTATGGCTTGTTGAGTCGTGAGGTAAAGCCATCCATCGCAACGGGTGATGCGATCCAGAGGGCGCGGTGGGT